In Setaria italica strain Yugu1 chromosome I, Setaria_italica_v2.0, whole genome shotgun sequence, the genomic window TCCACATTGCTAATGCTCAGATCAAGGCACGGGCCCATGCCCCTACACGCTCAAGAAGCCGCTCCTTCTATTCCCGATCTACATCGACCCGACACTCCTGAAGCCGATCTACCCAGAGTAGGTCCACCTATAGCCGGGCTGATCAGCGCCGCCACAGGGGAGGTCGGTTGGAGCCCACACGCAAGGATGAAGTGGAGCAGTCCCAGAATGATGACCACCGCCCAGACAACCCTGACCGCCTCAATTGCCGACCTGACGACAACCGCTGTGATGACCGCCATCAGGACAGAAGAAGGGACGACGAGCATCATGGTCAACCTGGTTGGCAACCCAATCGAGATCTCCATCACGACCTCAACAACGACGTCTGGGATAAAGTTTTATTCTTCAGATACTTGTTTCTAAACAAATCTTGCCATAAACCTTCTTCATTACATAACTTAAACAACCACATGcttacactacaagaaatgtgttgatctatgatcaaaattttatgacacatttgttctcatcatagatctatgacgtttctaGCTAAAAACGTCATAAAGTTTGATATCCGAGtaaatttagtgataaagttatGGAAcgcataaaagttgccactgtagccaaaaagaaattgtcactcgctgttacatggtggttttgtgatgatactccacgaaaacatcataaaccaatgagggtcccacatgtaagtttaagctgataaatagggtggtaaaataaaatgaaaaatgtGCTCCTCCTATGGGTCGAACCTGTTACTGATcaaatgggaagtctttaccgtgATTGGATCCCACGTGTAAGGTAAGTTTCATGTGAGTGTGGTATTTGGTGGTAGAAAAGCCCGGGCTGTagccaaaaaatagtttacccgctGCCACACTTCCACACGGGAAAAAGAAGAATTGAGAGAAGGCGGCCAGGATGGAGCACTCCGTCGGAGATCTACGCCTACCTGTGGTGACTCAGTCCTACAACAGCACAAATCTGGTGCTTCCTACTGTGGTGCGTCAATCTggtcagtaattttgagttgaattcgctAAAATTACCCAAATGGATAGATGTTGGATACACGGTTGTCGACTATTTACCCCAAGCATGAGAAAGAGGTCAATGATTTCACggaatttgttaagagtagatactctgaCGATGAACAAATACTATGCCCGTGTAGTGGATGCCTGAATAATTCTAGATGTACTGTAGATGAGGTGAACCTACACTTACTTTTGAatgggatggcaagcacctacactaggtggatccatcatggagaaacattcAAGGATAGGGTTCAGAAAAATGCAAATCTGCAAGATAATGGGATTCAGGAAGATGCAATTCTGTAGGATGATGGGGTTGAGGAAATTGCAATTCTGCTAGATGAGGGGGTTGTGGATAATGCGGTTCTGCAAGATGATGGTGATCAGGAAATAGTTCAGGAAAACGAACACATATCGTgtatggaggaggatgaaggcactAAAGATGGACTTCCTAAAATGATAGCCGACATGTGCCATGCTAAAGAGCTTGAGGAAAAATGGTAGAATTTCTAAAGGAACATATAAACCGTAAGGTGTCACCGTGATCTAAATATGcacaatttacatttgttgtgaagttacttcatatTAAGTCTTTCTATCAGATCAGCAATGTCGCATTCAATGCGATTTTGCAGGTGGTATCCCTTGCTTTCATAGGAGCATGTGTTCCGACATCTTACGATGATGCAATGAAGTACATAAGTGCTATGGGACTCGGCTATGAATCTATCCGtgtttgcaagaataattgtgtattgtttCACAAGGCGCTAGACGAACATGATGTGTGCCCAATGTGTTGTGAAGCggattcaagatggaaagatgcaGACAACAAGAAGTGCATTCCTCAGAAGGTATTGAGGCATTTTCCGCTGGTTTCAAGGCTAAAGAGGATGTTTTTTCATCAAAACgcaaaggatgcacaatggAACGAGTTGAAGCAACAACTGGTGGAGAATGAGCTTAGCCATCCAGCTGATGGTGAGGCATGAAAAGACTTCGATAAAAATTGGTCGGAATTTTCAAAAGATCCTAGGAACATTAGACTTGCCTTGCAACcaatggtttcaatccatttggcaacatgacCAACTCATATAGTATGTGGCCAGTATTTGTTGTGTCGTATAGCATGCCACCATGGGTATgcatggaagaatcaaacttcatgatggCATTATTGATCCCTGGGCCAAGTTCTCCGTCAAAGGATTTTGATGCCTTCTTGCAACCTCTCGTAGATGAGCTGTTGGACCTTTGGAAGGGTGTCGATGCATACAATACTTGTAGTCAGCAATCCTTTAAACTGCATGCTGCAGTTATttggtgcatacatgattatccagcACTAAGCACATTGGCGGGGCAGTCATGAAAGGTTATTATACCTGTGTGCGTTGTGACAAGGATCCTtgctcaaggagattgaagaacaagataTGTTATATTGGCCATCGTCGTTTCTTTCCAACTGaccatccatggagaagaaagaaagcagaGTTTGATGGTAATACCGAAAACTGAGAGAGGTCAGAGCAATTTACTACTGAGGAGCTTCAGCAGCAACTGGAGAATGTTAAAGATGTTAAACCAGGAAAGTCTCCTCAAGGTCAGAAAAGGAAGCGGGAACTCGGTAAGTGTTAGAGGCgaagggtttgtttgtttgacttgcCGTATTGGATAACTCTGAAGCTGCCACATAATCTTGATGTcatgcacattgagaaaaacatatgTGAAAACCTTATTAGAATATTGCTTAAAATTGCTAGGAAGATAAAGGACACAATCAATGCTAGGGTTGATTTGGAAGAGATGGGCATTAAACCACATCAACACATGTTGAATACTACGGAAGGGGAGTCATGCAAAATGTCAAAAGCTCCATATACAATGGGtaaaaagaaacagaagctattttatgattttataAGTCAGGTGAAGTTCCCAGAAGGATATGCTTCTAACTTATCAAGATGTATTATCGTTGATGGATGCAAACTCCAAATATTGAAAACTCATGATTGTCATATCCTACTTCAAAGGATTTTGTCTGCTTCCCTTCGAGGTTTAATGGATAAAGAGACATACGCAGCTATTTCAAAATTAGGAAACTTCTTTCGACAACTATGTTGCAAAACTCTGAAGTTGGATGTTTTGAATAAATTAAAAATAGGTATCccaataattttgtgcaagctTGAGGAAATTTTCCCTACTGCCTTCTTTGATGTTATGGTGCACTTGGCCTCTTTGATGTTATGGTGCACTTGGCTGTCCATTTGTTTGAGGAAGCAATCCTAAGACGCCCAGTACAATATGGATGCATGTATCGCGTCGAAAGAAGGCTATGCACATTGAAGCATTCCGTGAGAAATATGGCTAGGCCTGGAGGATCCATTGCAGAAGCATATGTTGCTAATGAGGCCTTGACATTTTGCTCAAGGTACTTTGTGGATGATGATGTTGGCACACAATTCAATCAGAAAGGTAAGAACAGAGAGAATGTAGATTCGTTACGAGAAGGTGATTTCTCTTATTTCCAGCAAAATGTTGATGTAATTGGAGCAGCGAAGACTTCGTTCCTTGATTCGGATTACGACAAGCTGGTTTGGTATGCGCTAAACAATTGCGAAGAAATTGAGCCATATATTGGGTACTTAATCCGTCATGCAATGATTGTACTGCAATTATTTCGGTCGAATTTTCAGATGGATGTATTTTTACAGGATATACAGGGAACAGTTAGAAGCGGAAGGTGTGTCAGACCACATTATTGATCGTAGAATTCAGAAAGAATTTGCCCGATGGTTTAAATTGCATGTAAGTTTTCTACTTTTTCATAACAAAGTTATATTAGCTAGCGAGGacctatatataaaaatatatatataactatGATTTTATTGTACAGATTGAAAATATACTTGAAGGAGAGGTTTGGTTGGATCGGTATCGTTCATTCTCATGAATTGAGATGAAGCAATTTCGATTCCAACTGTGGGGTAATGGGTTTAGATTCTAATTTTGGACAAAAGTGAGCGACGGATTTTGAATGAAATGAATAAATACGACTCAGAAAAGTTCTAATTCTAGAAAAAACCGATGAGTTTTTTTAAGCAAACTAACCGATGAGTTTTTGTAAGCACACTAAAATCCTGGCCTGATCAGTTGAGCTGGCTGCAGCTACGGCTGCAGCTGCATTagcaggccagcagcagctCAAGTGAAGCCAGCCGGCAGCCAATTTTTTGACAAAAGCGTGCTCAAGTTGTGCAGCTGATCAGCTGTGCTGCTTGGCTGTGCACCGGCAGCCGCAACAATAGCAGAAGCGAACACAGGCGCCTGATACATTGTGTTGGAGCTCTAATGATAACGTGCTATTGAAGTTCTTGACCAACTTCAGTATGTTTTATAGCTACCCTCTGATTCATCTAAATTTCACTGTAATCAATGTATTTGTTATTAGCACTAAGCAGGAAGAAATAATCACTCAAATATGTTTCATGTGCCATACAGAGTTTTTCTTTGCTAcctatttttattttgttttcactGGCTTAAAGTAAACACATTTCAAGGAAAGTGGACCTATTAAGCAAGGGAGGTGAGAGCCACACCGATTGCTTCTCCTTTCGAGTCTCTCTCCCTTGACCATAAGAAGGGAACTTGTTAGCAGAGAcaattcatatttttctttctctgttttCTTTCAATTATTCCTCTATGACAAGCAAAAAGGACAAGATGCAGAAGCAGAAATCTACCTTGAACAAACGAATTAGCAGGGAATTATGAGCCACCTTCTTGACCATGATCTTGAGGAAGGCAGCAGAACGCCTTGCAGCTTTAGTTGCTTGAACCTGGTGGCACTCGAGCTGGATTTTCTAGTAGCACCTAATCAAGCTTCCTTTGCACTTGTTGCTATATCTGTCATCTGCGGCAACCTGTAGTACAATATGATAAATACACTGCACACTGCAAGGGATTTAACATCAGCTCTCATAAGCAAATCATCGAGCACATGTTGTGCATCTCCTGTGTTAACATCGACTCAACATGTGCGGCTGCTCGCAGGCGTTTCCGAGCTCGCTGGCTTGAGTGCACGCGTGAGCTGCGACACGGGCGCGGCCATTggagggttggtttgcttgggATTTGGCACCAGCCCGCCTTGCTTCCTTCGCATGGGACTTGGAGCGCTAGCAGGCTCCGTGCTCGCGCTCTGCCTCCCCTGCGCTGCACAGGCACTGCCCTCATCGTCCTCCTCGCCTTCCAGCTCGGGTGGAGAAGGTCAGGAGTAGCGGAGAGGCGGGAGGTGAAGCGGTCGGGACCGACTCAGGGTGGCGGTCGATGCGATGGCCTTGCGAGGTGGGGAACGAGGCAGCGACAGCGGCAAGCCGGCAAGGGAAAGGGAGTTGGGGCCGGGCAAACGAGGTCGATGGCTGGAAATATAGGCGAACGGCGATGGGCGGCGCGCGACATACATGGGTGGCCGAGGGCCGCGGAGCTAGCTGAAAGGTAAGCGGATGAACAGCACGCCCGCGACGCGCACGAGAGGGACGACGCTGGGCGAAGCGTCGAGACGCTGCTCGCACCTACGCCCTCGTTCCACCGTAGAAATAGGATCCGACGGCCGAGAAATGCGCGATGACGTGGCCCAATGGATAGCCTGAGCTTGGCTCAGGTTTCGAAGAAAGAGATTATACGAATTGGTGAGGACATGCCAATGGAGTATTGAGTAGAATTTCACATGTGGGTTACTACGTACCCTGGGTACACCAATCGAGTATCCAAATATAGTATTTGTTTGGAATTATAATTCACCTAGATTATATAAGGTAGATTATGGATCATAGGTACTATGGTAAAAAACTATCTTAGGATCACACTGGGACCacaaataatctaaaataagtAGTCTCAAGTTATTTGTGATTCTAAGATGATCTTTTACCCTACTACCCTTCAACCATAATCTAACTTATATAATCTAGAGGTAAATAAATAGGTCCTGAATCCATATCAAACTATCAAAGAGTCCATGGACGATCAAAGTCCAGATAACACTTCTACACAGAGGATATGTCACTCTCGCTGGCAACTTTGATGAAGGCATCTTCCAGCGTTGCATCAGACAGGCCCCAGGCAGCGATGTTCAGCCAGCCCTTCGCATGCTGCATTGCCTGAAACACTTGGCTGATCCTCAACCCCTGCTTCGGCATCTCGAACTTCTGCGTCCCCGCGATGCGGTAAATTCTGTTCGCCGCAGGGCAGAGGGACTGGACCAgctgctccaccacctcctcctcgcccgccgcAGTTGTTATGGTGAGCACATATGTGCCTCCATACTTGGCTTTCAGCTGGAGAAGTCATGTTACGGTGGACAAATCTTAGCACCTACCATAGATCAGTGGTCATGTCTGAAAACAGAGTTAAGTGACATGTATAAGGTCTACCTCTGTAGATGTCCCAATGCACTGCAGACGCCCGTTTACCATGATTCCTATCTTGTCGCACAGTGCTTCAGCCTCTTCCATGGAATGCGCTGAAAATTGAAGGCGTAATTATGTTTTGAAGTTCATGGTGATGGCTGATGAAAAATGCTGTGATTAGCTAAGATGAGAATAGACTGTAGTGTCTGAAAAAAATTATAGCTGGAATATGGTACTTGTGAGAATGATGGCCCTGTTCTGTTTGGCAGACAAGACAGCATTCCACAGTGCTCTCCTTGATGCTGGATCCAATCCAGAACTTGGTTCGTCCATGTAAACAACCTATAAAATGCTCCCAACACATAACCTTTGACATGGGCAAATACTACTGTTTCTAACTGTACAAGAAATGCACTCTATCTCCTGAATTGTGGACAGATGGTGAAATACAAGTACCTTAGGATCACCAATTAGGGATATAGCAACGCTGAGACGGCGCTTCATGCCTCCGCTGTATTCTGCCACACGCTTATCAGCAACACCACCATCAAATAAGCGTACACTTTTCAGAGATTGTTCTACAGCCTGGAGGAAAGGAATAGTAAACTTTGATTTAATTGCTATACAGGAAATCATTATAAAACTCAGTTGATTTTATTTcaatgtgaattgtgtgtgtgtgtgtgtgtgtgtgtgtgtgtgtgtgtgtcttcGAAGTTCAGAATTATGATATTCCAAGTTGTGTGGATGAGCTCAGGACGGACCCAATCCTAAAATATACAGATCCGGTATGACTTCAAACCAGATAGCATGGTGCATCAGATTCAAGGGGGTGAATTGTAGTGGCAATGGAATTTATCAGGTTCGTGGAAAGAATGTCAAAATAAACAGCACAAAATTAACATGTTGGCAGACATTACCCTGTCTAATGCTGCACATCTCAAATTCTTAAGCCTGCCATAGAACAACAAATGCTCTCGACCCGTCAGTGTTTCCCATAGCAAGCTGCAAGGAGATGATCAATGGAAAGGAGTAGTTAATTCACCATAAACTATACAAGAATATTTGTCAGAATCATgtaagccttttcttttgaaacaGAAGTTGAGAGGTGGGGGGTGTAAAATTACTCAAATTGTGGACAAACACCAATTCCTGTATAAATCCTGTCCATGTCCGATCGTATGTCCATTCCATTAATATAAGCCGTGCCAGATGTAGGTTTAGTAAATCCAGTCAACTGTTGTCAGGTTAGGAGTTAATCAAATTTGATAATGTAATGTGGCAATGAAAAGTCAATTATATATGCACATGAACTGATGAACAATAGCTAGAACCTTTTGGAATAAAGAGAAAAACATGATGTTTCCTGATTCAAACAAATGTGTATACAACAGTCTTAAAATCGGTCATATTTCCTTGAAAAGAGAAACTGCAGTGTTCAACATGCTGTATAAAAAACTGATTATTCATCTAGAACTATACATACTTATTACCATGCTGATGAGAGAAGTTTTCCCAGCACCATTTGGACCAAGAATTCCGAAACATTGCCCATGTTGCATAGAAAGTGATAACCCTGTGACAGCAATTTTCTCTGCATTTCCATCTTGTCCATGGTACACTTTCTTAAGATTGTCGCATATGATCGAATAACTACTATCCGATTCTTGTAAGAGTTGTTCAACTATCTCCCTCTGAAAGGAAAGAGCGGAAAGCAAGATTATTATGCCAATAATTTGGTGGAAGCACGTTCATGCAGGAGTAATTCCACATAATATTTTTTATCTTAGTTTGTTGTATCACACTATCAACAACGTCCAAGTTTGCTGGGAGGGTTTGAGGTATTGAGGGTTGATATGATGTTTGAAATATCAAGTTAACACATGGCATACTTCAATCTATTATTCTGATTAAATCAAGCATATTGATAACATGGAGGTGCACGTACCTCTCTCAAAACATCAGTCCTGTCCATTTCAACCGAATATTCAAATTCTTGAAGTTGAATAGTCTGCTTCTGAGAAGCCTGAGAACTCCCATCGACGTGTGAGGGACAAACTGATACCATTTTTCTAATTCCATTTCCGAGGGTACCGAATTCATCCAAAAAGAATGTTAACAAAAGGAACGTGGCCCACTCGAGTGCCATTATGATGAGAATATCTTTCATTCCATTTTTACGATCACTCAAGTCTCCCCAGTGTATTCCAGAAAAGTCCGTACGATAGAAAGGTGATGGAGGTGGAGAAAACTCATAGATTATGCGGTACAGAGCAAATGGCGGGAAGAACTCCATCAGTGTAGTCCAACTTCCTAAAGCACATGAAAAAATGATATTTTTCTTAAAATAATAGTAGGGATATAAGATATATCACAATAGACTGAGCCATATAGCAAGAAGTTTTTGCACGGACTTGAGAGGGACATATCTTCAAAAATAGGCCTGAATAAATATTCTCCTAAATAGCCCGATCCAATTGTGAAGAGGTATGCAGTCACTACACGAAACAGTATCATATAATGAGTCGATAGCTCGCTGGAACCATCtgaaggaaaagaaatgtgAATACTTGAGTAGAATCATACCACTAGCAGTCCTCACATTGGAAAAGTATGTCGCCATAAGGAAAGCAAACGAAATTTGCAAGTTCATATAGGCGAAATAGACCACGAATAGTGCCTTGTAGTCACTCAATTTAAATAACATTATACCTTGCAACAGAAAGACAAGTAATTAGTGGCAAACTCGTAGTTCCATGATTCAAAATACACAAATGGTCTCTGATGTATACTTTGAAGATCTTCCAAGTAAATTTTGCACAAGCCTAAAGCAGCTACTAttagaagaaaacaaaatcaaACTAACATATGTGTATTATCAACCACTTGTGCAACCCTGACAACTTTAACATTGATGTCCTTTTTATTTGGAATATTAATGAAGCACATCTCTTCAAAATGTGAAATGTATTGTCTTACCAGCCCCTTTGCCAAAAACAATCAAGATGAGCATATACAGTAGCgatagaagaagaaaataacaaTAGGATATAGTCCAGTATGCCACATCTCCTAGACCATGCATCTTCATTATAGTTCTTAGCTTCTGTTGCTTCTCGTAGACTAAATTGCTTAGGATGACCTGCAATAGCAACATGTTATATGAGATTCTCTGAGTAGCTAATGTCTActataagaaaaagaaaagaagtgtCAATCTAGGTGCATTTAAATATATGGTAAGGTCATACCGGGAAAAGAAGCATTATCATCCATACAAAAACCACCCTCCCCACTAAGAAAGATATATCAATAGTCATTTCAGATTGAGCTCTAGGCATGTCTTTAACAAACTCAAATTGCATCTTAGGACCACCGGTCCTCAATTGAAGGTATGCATTTGAGACCTGCAAAAGCAGATAGGGGCTCCATAAAAATGAGTAGCACAATGCATATAAAAAATCTGAATTATTTTTTGAGGATGAAATTATTTAGTAACAGAAGGTTTTGACTTTAAAATTAATGGACAGTCAATATCATAactattttcctttcattttgtGGGGTGGGGGATTAAACCTTATATCCTTATTGCATTTATATATGTTGTGGCAAATATATTTAGGCTGGAAAAATACTTTTTTTCAAATTGAAGGAAGAAAATTACCAGATTCAGTAGCCGCGGAAGTCGAAGCATGATTGGTGCAAATGAAAGTGGAGATAATGGCAAAACTGAAGATTGAGTAACACCCTTGTAAGTTGAGTTGTATGAGACAACCAAGTTAAAATTGTTGAGGTCTGAGCTTGTGAGGTCATATGCTGTAAACAGAACAGCGTAAGTTACACAATCAATTAGAGTGGTCAATTaaggagggggggaggggggggggaagAAAAGAACAAGGAGACGAATGGTAAAACCTGAAGCAATTTTATTGGTCTCCTTATCCTCTTGGCAATAACCTCTGTATAATTCACTGTTCATGATTGATGAGCTCTGACGCCACAGAAATAATCCTTCAATACATTCTGCATCTGCTTCAGGCCGGTTTAGTAAAGAAAACAGGTCTTAATCTGGTCATATTTCAGAAACGGTACACAGTCTGCTCATATTTCAACCAATCATCGAATGTTTGTGGAGAGAAAATATCTGGGTAAAATTCTGAATAGTAATCCTGTTtcccttttctaaaaaaatcagaaaaaaattgCATAATTGTTCGCGTGTGATAAGCACAACTCTGTAAATATTAAGTCATCGTTTGATTTCTCTACATAGCTCCTGTGTGGCTGTGCCTGTGAGAATCTCACCTTTGGTGAAATTGCTGCGACCTTCTTGGACTGGAAAAGAAAGTTTTGAGTTCGCGGTACAGTTgctctgaagaaaaaaaaggtggcTGTACTGATCAAAATCAGAACCAAGTTCATCAGCACCTCTAGAGAGAGCGCGCACTGCATTTGTACCCTGAAAAAGTTTTACAAAAAAGTAAGATCAATGAGTGAACCGTACCAGTGAGCATCACACAAATTAAGGTCAATTTAGGGAACCAACCAGCACGAAATCAGCCAAGGTGGAGATGTCGGCTACAAACTTCAacccatcatcatgcttggggAGCATGTTACTCATGACACCTGCAAGCAAGGGCCAGAAACCTTGAAAATCGGAACCCACAAGAATACCAAAACGATATTGCAAGAAAGAAACTTCTAAATTTTACTGAAAAATATGCACTGCATACTTTCTGCAAATGGCCGGTTGGTACCGGTGACAAGGAACCTCTCCGGAGAGTGTTTCGGCGTATCCGTGACGTTGGTAGAGTTGAAGGAACCGAGTTCATCCTCAGGGCCTGAATCTAATGGCAGTTGCAGCACTGGGGGCCATTTCGGTGCGATCGGCAGGGGGCATTCGATCGGGCATTGGAGCCCTCCAACCCTGTTCTCGATCGAACTCTTGGTGCTGGCAGTGCAGTAGCCGCAGTCGAACCCGGACTTGTGCGCCCCTGAACTGCGGTAAGCCAGTATCACGATCAGCTGCGTCCCTCCTAGCAGCAAGCATATGAGGAACGGGAAGCAGACGAGGCAGCAGTTGGCCCTGCAGTTGCGCCTCTGCAGATTGGCAGTGTAGAACACGTCAGAGATAAGCGTGATATCAGTGAAAAATAATAGCTTTGCAGCGCGGTGAAATGAGAATTTGGGGGTTTTTCATATGCGCTGAGGTCAAAAGATGCAATCGTGGGGCTAAACCAAAACACATGACCTGCATTCCTGAATTCCTCGAAATTCACAGAATCTCGAGCACGAAGTACTGAATCtttcagaagcaaaaaaaaaaacacaacgAAAAAAATCTTCCAACAAAAAAAGGAGTCCAAGATTCAAGAAGCACGAAGAGAGATTCGACTGATCATCAGGAGTCAGATCGAGGACGACGCATCACCTGGATCACGAGGTTCTTCCTGAAGAGCGCATTGGTCTGCGCGAGGCAGTTCGCCGAGCCCatcgccgctcctcctcctcctcctcctcaccttgCTTGCAGAGGACAAGAGAAGAGACGTTGCTGCCTGCTACACTTGGAATGGGAGCAGAGGCGTGTGAAGTGTGAACTGGCCCGGCGTAGTGTACTAGCGCTACATAAGCAGCAGCAGGCCACGTGCAAAAGACGGTTCTACCCCTGGACTCCTCCACCCTGCACACGGCAGGAGAGCGCCCTTCCTTTGCCCCGAAGCAAGGTCAGTTTCGGCAACTCGCAGCAGGACGTCGCTGAGGCTTGCCGTGGCATTGATTCCACGGGGTGGGTGGGTTTGGCTTTTGTGCATGGCCAGATTTAGCAGTGTGCCCCCTGGCCCTGACCTGATCAGATCAAATTTCGATGGCATTTGATTTCATCCACGGCAGCAAAACACCAATTTCTGGAATCCAGTTCCGGAAAAAGATTTGGCATTTATTGAAATGGGCATTGAAAGACTGGGTTTGGGATGGGTGTGGGGCCCGCCGTTTTTAAATGAAGTGCAACTTTTAGGTTGGTGTTTTCCGTTCGTGGGAATTCGTGTGGAACTTGTTTGCTCCGATTTTTGCAATGTGTTTGGTGGCCTAGTGATCGAAACAGGTATACATGAACGATTGAAATTGGGCAAAGGTTTAACTCACACGAAATGGTCCTGGTTTGATCGAAGCTTCCATGAAAATGTATGCATATACGGAAATAGTTGTGCAACGTACGTGGAAGTTTCACGGTCACAAACACTTTGTTTACCTAGTGACCTAGCTAGAAAGCAAAAGTCGCATCGTGCCTGTTGTCACGAGATCAAAACAAACCAAGAAATCAGGGATATCTTGTTCCAAAGCTGTTTAGCTATTGATGGAAGGAGAGAAACAACCTTCGGTTGGGTTGTCCAAGCGTATCCGTCAGCGCTGCACGCTTGCTTATCCTGAGACAGGATGCCGTCGCTCTATGCCGCTTGCGTCGTTGCCGGATGCTCCACAGTGTGTGTCCTAGTGTCGGACTGCACGCGTTGACTGGCCCAAACATCAGGCCATCACGGGCTCAACGGTGCAAAGCCACAAATAAGCTAGTAATACTTTGTGCTTTTGTCTAAAATCAATCATTCTAAACCTTGACTATAAATTATTTGAGTGAATTTGCCTTGAAAACAATTTCATAAAAGTATACTTTAATTTGCTATATCTTATTGATATAT contains:
- the LOC101758572 gene encoding ABC transporter A family member 8, producing the protein MGSANCLAQTNALFRKNLVIQRRNCRANCCLVCFPFLICLLLGGTQLIVILAYRSSGAHKSGFDCGYCTASTKSSIENRVGGLQCPIECPLPIAPKWPPVLQLPLDSGPEDELGSFNSTNVTDTPKHSPERFLVTGTNRPFAESVMSNMLPKHDDGLKFVADISTLADFVLGTNAVRALSRGADELGSDFDQYSHLFFLQSNCTANSKLSFPVQEGRSNFTKDAECIEGLFLWRQSSSIMNSELYRGYCQEDKETNKIASAYDLTSSDLNNFNLVVSYNSTYKGVTQSSVLPLSPLSFAPIMLRLPRLLNLVSNAYLQLRTGGPKMQFEFVKDMPRAQSEMTIDISFLVGRVVFVWMIMLLFPVILSNLVYEKQQKLRTIMKMHGLGDVAYWTISYCYFLLLSLLYMLILIVFGKGAGIMLFKLSDYKALFVVYFAYMNLQISFAFLMATYFSNVRTASVTAYLFTIGSGYLGEYLFRPIFEDMSLSRSWTTLMEFFPPFALYRIIYEFSPPPSPFYRTDFSGIHWGDLSDRKNGMKDILIIMALEWATFLLLTFFLDEFGTLGNGIRKMVSVCPSHVDGSSQASQKQTIQLQEFEYSVEMDRTDVLREREIVEQLLQESDSSYSIICDNLKKVYHGQDGNAEKIAVTGLSLSMQHGQCFGILGPNGAGKTSLISMLTGFTKPTSGTAYINGMDIRSDMDRIYTGIGVCPQFDLLWETLTGREHLLFYGRLKNLRCAALDRAVEQSLKSVRLFDGGVADKRVAEYSGGMKRRLSVAISLIGDPKVVYMDEPSSGLDPASRRALWNAVLSAKQNRAIILTTHSMEEAEALCDKIGIMVNGRLQCIGTSTELKAKYGGTYVLTITTAAGEEEVVEQLVQSLCPAANRIYRIAGTQKFEMPKQGLRISQVFQAMQHAKGWLNIAAWGLSDATLEDAFIKVASESDISSV